In a genomic window of Terriglobales bacterium:
- a CDS encoding YraN family protein: protein MKLLDAAAARLLPNSRRAAHLVTGGKGEEEVYFYLRERGYVMVARNWRSPRRKSEIDLIAWDGDCLCFVEVKTRAENTLVPAEVAVDEAKRDDLRRVAREYLKRVPGRPNVRFDLATVYYGPESGSPSITLFKNAFPLS, encoded by the coding sequence TTGAAACTGCTGGATGCAGCGGCGGCTCGCCTGCTGCCCAACTCCCGGCGCGCGGCGCACCTCGTCACCGGCGGCAAGGGCGAGGAAGAGGTCTACTTCTACCTGCGGGAGCGCGGCTACGTGATGGTGGCCCGCAACTGGCGCTCGCCGCGCCGCAAGAGCGAGATCGACCTCATCGCCTGGGACGGCGATTGCCTCTGCTTCGTCGAGGTCAAGACCCGCGCCGAGAACACCCTTGTGCCCGCCGAGGTCGCGGTCGACGAAGCCAAGCGCGACGACCTGCGCCGCGTCGCCCGCGAGTACCTGAAGCGCGTCCCCGGCCGCCCCAACGTCCGCTTCGACCTCGCCACCGTCTACTACGGCCCTGAGTCCGGCTCTCCGAGCATCACCTTATTCAAGAACGCCTTCCCTCTGTCGTAG